One stretch of Vulpes vulpes isolate BD-2025 unplaced genomic scaffold, VulVul3 Bu000000624, whole genome shotgun sequence DNA includes these proteins:
- the LOC140596548 gene encoding rho GTPase-activating protein 20-like: protein MTEEEKINAAQRLLAQLPNVNVVVLRYLFGVLRNIEQESSPNQISAYDLSVCIAPSILCPPNCGSLELEENFIKKASLIQFLYENCLTILGEDITSLMGDNSKSCHYNEKAADSGQKTIKRSLFRRLASWCCGATCCNNKCTPEPSADPRQRFGVPSHGYL from the exons ATGaccgaggaggagaaaataaatgcagcccagag gcttctagctcagctgccaaatgtgaatgttgttgtcttgcgataccttttcggagtgctacgcaacattgagcaagaatcctcacccaaccagatatcagcttatgatttatcagtgtgtatagccccaagcattctttgtccacctaattgtggcagcttggaattggaagagaacttcataaaaaag gcttctctgatacaatttttgtatgaaaattgtcTGACGATATTGGgtgaagacatcacttctctcatgggagataattcaaagagttgtcattacaatgagaaggctgcag attcaggccagaagaccattaaaagaagtcttttcagaAGGTTAGCCTCTTGGTGCTGCGGTGCTACTTGCTGCAACAACAAGTGCACACCTGAGCCTTCTGCAGATCCCAGACAGCGCTTTGGAGTTCCCTCTCATGGATATCTGTAg